gagagaagagaaacaggagcTCAGGGAATGGGATGTGCCTATCCCAGCTGTGGGCAGGACAGAGTAGCCCAACATCACAGGAGGCCAGTGAGGGGGGCTATTGAGGACACTGTCAGAGCAGGAGACCTACATAACTAGGTATTGTGCGGCATTGGGGAGGGGGTAATGGTAAGTAGGACATGTTGGCAGCTGGGTGGGGGTCAATGGctgagaggaggtgaggagacTTCAGGGTATACCCACCTTCTCATGGTTGAATCAGGCTTTGTTCAAAGACTGAGGCATTGGGGTTTATCAAAAGGCAAGAGGTGGTttgggagctgtgtgtgtgtgtgtgtgtgtgtgtgtgtgtgtgtgtgtgtgtgtgtgtgtgtgtgtgtgtgtgtgtaaggggcgTCAACAAGAAGCTGAGGGGGTGTAAGAGAGGTGTGGGGTGTCTTTGCCCTGCCCTGAGATAAATCACAGACAGGCAAAGGGCAGCTCCAAAGAGCTGAGAGTTACTGCTCCAGAGCGCAGGGGGTAGGgaccctctgctcctctcctcaCTGCTCTCCATATCTACAGACTGGGAGTCTCCACTCTTTCTGGGCTCTTCATGGTCTTTTGTCTGTGGTATTGTTTCTCGGCCATCTTCTTTCAGAGTTTATCCTCTGTCGATCTCTGGAACTCTTCAGAGCTTCTGGTGTCAGCGTCTGTATCTCTTGGTGCCTCTCTGAAACACTCAGCTTCTTCTTGGGGCTACAGCTCCAAGCTTTGGGTGTCACCGTCTACAGCTCTCAGTGGCTCTCCGgaactctcagctgcctcctTGCTGCTGCCAAccagactgttttattttattttgtacttttgtcTGCTTTTTGTGTAACCAGTTCAACCCACCACTTGTGATAAAGATCAGAAGTAGGCAGAAGGACCACTCAGGAAAAAGCTTttgtaggggctggagggatatGTCCTTATATAGCTACAGAGAGCACGGTAGGATTCCACCAATGACACGTCAGCATCCTACCTACTAATCACAAGTCTCTCATGAGCTCAACCACTTTCTGCCTATCACAAGCGATTTGTGATTGACAGCTCCCACAGTCACTGGGGCGGCGCCTCCCTCACCCCTAACTTGTTGCAGATTGTTACTGCCGGGGCTGAAGCATCTGTGACAGGGGTCACCAAGGCTTCTCAAGGTTGGAGTCGGGTGTCCCAGAACTGTCTGGAGCTGGCCTGGGTAGAGCAAGACCTCCCCCTGGCTCTGGTGGCAGCTGTGGCTGCCGAGGTCCTTGCAGCTGGAGTGGAGCTCCCCCTGAGGACTGTGGAGTGTGCACAACAGGCATCCTGGCTGCCAAAGGAGAGCTTGCTTGGCTCACacaccctcctcccaccccccactccatCCCCACTCAAAGCTGTGAGGCAGAAGGGCCTGTCATGTCATCCAGGGGACTGAAGGGCCTGCTCTAAAAATAGGCCTTACACGATTTAAAGAAGAAACCTACCCAGAAACACTAAAGTCTGCTTAAACTAAGAAACCTGTATGGGAATAATGTCACTAGTGTTCCCTGCTTACCCCTAGAGGTAGGCATCCCTCTAACCTGCCTCAGAATGAATCCTCaaatgtgtgaagccctggctggggCTTTGTCCACGACATTGGAGGTCTGTGTGAAGGTGGCAAGCGTCGTTCAGTGGCACTTACCATAGCCACTGCCCTCTAGGTCTAGAACATTCTCAGGTCCCAGCTGTCTCAGTCCTTTAAGGTACCCTCCCCTCTTCTGCCTTGTCATTCTGTCACTGATGCTCTGAGGCTTACAAAGTGGGTTTACGTGAGGGATAAGTGATGATTCCCACCTGTGCTAGTCTTTCCAATTGGGCTGCGTGTGTTTACAGAGATTTCTCCACAGAGATAGGCACAGAATGGAAGAGTTCAGTTACAGCTGCACTAGCCTCGAGAGTCCATAGACCCGCACCTCTCCTCTGTACCTCACCGCAGCAGTGTGTCTAAAGTACCCAGCCTctgtggctggggctggggcactGCCAGATGACCTATAGTGGTAGTCCCCCATTAAAGATGTCTCTGAATGTAAAGGTAGCCTCAGCCCGTTGCCAGAAAGACACCCCTCACAGGAAAGCAATGAGGTCCTGCTCCCCACACCTATGGGAAGCCGAGGCCTTGTGCTTGGCTACAGGCCAAGTGGAGGTGTCAAAGGAGGGGGTATCCTGGATACGCAAGCTTAAGATTCAGGCTTCATCCTGTCCTGATCCAGGTTCCTGGATGTAGGTGGCATCTGCAGTGGTGCCCTGGATTCCCCACTCACCTTCCAGCCTCTCCTTGCATGAGCTGAATGTACAAATGCTTGTGGGACATCACGTGAATATCAGGGCATTGTACCTGCACCCCACCTGCTAAGCACTACATTAAGGGCACCCCCTCATCCTCTCCGAGTCCTACGCCCTTCTACCCTCCATCTGCAAGTCTCTAGGCCCTTCTTCCTGGACACATCTGCATTGGCTCCACTGCTACTTCATTACCCAGCATCAGTGGCCACCCTCGTCCTAGCTCACTATGGTGCTACTCTGGCCACACCACAGACCTCCCACAAGCCTCAGAACTACAGCCCAAGTATGTCTGTGATTCAAGTAGAATCTTGAGTCGTCTGTGGCCAACCCAGCTCCTTTGGGCATTATAGATACTCAGTCATCATTTGCTTTGGATGATGGATTGTTCTAGCACCGCTTGCTCAAAGGATGCTCCTTTCTTCACCTACGTGGTTTCCCAGCCTTACCACAAAACTGAGTAACTCAGTCCTTCTGAGACGTTCCAGTGCCGCATGGTCGTGTCTTCTGATCTCCTAGGAAGTCCTGAGGTTAGCCCTCCCCCTCTGCTGGTTCTCATCATCTCTGCTCTCCGAGCTCTTTTGTTCCAAACACAGTTGAGAATCAGCTGTTCTATTTCTGTGGAAGAAAATCAAAAGTCTGCAAGTGGATCTGTCAAAGAATCTTGGGTGAGGGGTTGGTATTTTAACAGTGTTGCAGACTCAGATCCGGGATCACAACATCTGGCTTTCTTCAGCATATGTTACACTGAGTATACAGTCTACAGGCCAACTTCTGACGGCCTGCTACCAGACTCTACAAGCAAACTTGACCTTGGTACGTTGAATCTTTGATAACTTATGGGTTCTAGTAGCTTCCTTGGTAGATTTCACTGGATTTTCTATGTAGATGATCGTGTGGTCTGTAAATAGAGACGgtcctctccttctccatctgaAGGGCCACACTCATCcccaatattgaataaaatgttGAATAAAGGGTTTGGGAATGGGCTCCCTTGTCCTGTCCCTGCAGGAAGAAGATCCAGTCCCTTGTCACTAGTCATACTGATGgacaaaggtttttgttttttgtttttttttttaagttgaaaagcCGCCATCCTGTTTCTGGCTTCTCATGGGTACACATGTGAGATTTTGTGTTTAACTCATAGTACGGCTTTTCCTTTTTAGTCTATAACTACCATTAGCTCATTTTTGCCCTTTTATTTCGTAAGGTATTGGAGACTGAGCCTAGATTGTATACATACTAGACAAGTCCTCTACCATTGATCCTTATTCccagccctcttctgactttttgttttgagtcaaggtGTCATTACATCTCcgaggttggccttgagctcactctgtACCTCAAGTAGGCCTTGAACTGGACACTCTCCTGGCTTAGCCTCTGGAGTAGCTGGGATGATAGACCTACGCCACTAGGTCAGGCTGACCTTTTAATGTGAGACCATCCCACACATCCCTATACTAAATATCTCAGCCCTGAGGTGCTATACATTTTGTGTGTTGGATCTGATTTGCTGCAAACGTTTGAAGCAGCGGTGTCTCTACCAAGACATGAGGTtgttggtttagtttctgggTGTGGTCAGGAGACACCAGGTCATATCCAGTCCCATGGAGGCGTCTGTAGAACCTGtgctatttctttcttaaactgCTGGTTTCCACGGTGATGTCTTCTGGGTCTGAGCTCTTTCTGGGAAGACTTTTAACCACTCATCAACCTCTTTACTAGATGGAGGGCTTTGGGCCATTCGTTCCTTCTTGAGTGGACATAAGTGGTTGGCGCTTTCCGGACCCTAAGTGGTGGAATGCATGGATGCAAGCAGTGTTAGCTCTCCTAGCAGCCTTGTGATGTCTGAGGGTCTGCAGCAACGCCTCCTGTCTAATCCTTGACAGTGACGATGTCAGTTCACCGACATTGacacctgtctgtctcttcctcgtGATCACACTGGCTGATGATTGGTTCACTTTATTAATTTCAGAAGAATGGCttttgattcatttatttctttgctggGTTATTTTGTGGCTCATTGACTCATAGTCTCATCTTCTGCTTCCTTTGAGTTTCACGTGGCCACTGaaactttttcttgtttctaagaGGAATCTGAGGCCACTGGTCTGAGACTTtcctcttaaattaaaaaaaaaaatatatattatcggggctggagagatggcacagcagttaagagcagttatTGGTCTTACAgagagcctgggttcagttcccagcacccccatatGGCAGCTCtaaatccagttccagaggatctgacgccctcttctggtctccatgggcactgcatatatgtggtgcacatacatacagacaaaatacttgcatatataaaataaaaataaataaatctctttaaaattttattattttattctgaggGAGGGGGTTGTGTCATGCCATTCATGTGGAGGCTtacaggacaactttgtggagtagtatctctctccacctttatgtgggttctggggaccaggCTCAAGTCACCAGGTTTGTACCACAAACATtctcacctgctgagccctcttacCTGCCTGAGTCCTTTTTTTCTGACATGGGTGCTAACTTGTGCTCTTTGCTTCTGAGAACAGCCTCTGTGCCCTGGAAGTCTCGGTTAGGAATATGTTCGTTTATGTAGTTGAAACAAccttctcatttctccttttgctttcctCTCTGAGGATGGCTTGTTCTCGTGTACTTCCTGGGGATCTGGGTTTCAGAGACTCTTGGTGTTATTGATTGCTGGTTTAAACCCACCATGCTCAGGGAATCTTAGTGAAATGAAAAACCGAAATGTGTCAAGCCCTGCTTTGTGTTGAGAACCTGTCCCCATGGTTTCACTGCCAAAGCAGCCAGGGGTGGGCTGCTGGTTCCAGGCTGTTGAgtctcctctgggttcccttCTCAAGGGCAGTGACCATGTAGCCTAACTGAGCCACTCTGTTCCGTTTCCAGACTGGAAGAAGCGCTTCATTGGCATCCGGATGCGGACCATCACGCCAAGGTGAATGACGCTCCCCTGTCCTCCCATGAACCCCTTCCACATACTGACCACTGTGTCCAGCTGCTGGCAGGTGCTAGAGAGGTCAGacccaccaccactgcctgatGGATTCCATCCGACTCTATTCAGACGATCCTCCTCCAGGGAGCCTCTGGAATTGCTTCCTGGGTTTCTTACAATAATGAATTAAAACTAGGTGGCTTAGAACAACCAAAACATACTACTTGAGAGTTCTGGAGGCCAGAGACTGACATTGAGTGCCCACAGGTCTCACACTCTGAGATTCCAGTCttatttcttcctgtgtctcctgaCTCCTCCTGATTATGGTCACCCCTCAGCAGGCTGCATTAGCCCCATCACTCCCCTTCTCCACAGGCCTCCTCCAGCCTGTGTCTGAGCCCCACACTGCCAGTCACTGGATATGAGAGCTGCCCAAGTCCATGACTTCATCTCAAGATCCCTGACAAACTAGAGTGGCAAAGACCTTATTTCCAAACATGGTTATATTCTGAGATCCTAGTGGATATTTCCCCATCTCCACAGGCCACGCATGTAAGAcagcctcccccccccatttGCACACCCTTTAGCACAGAGGTGACCCACAGTGTTGCAATGGTTGTCAGGGGTCCTTTCTGCCTGCCGGCCACCTtgactgtgagttccagggagcTGGCTGTGTCCCCACTCACCTCTTGGCTCTGGCTCTGGTAGAGGTTCCGAAAAGAGCAGCTGCCTGGAAAGACAGGATGAAAGTGATAATGAAGGGGGtggacaggagggaggaaggagggaaggaaagttcAGCCCAGGGTTATGAAGGAAGTTACTACATGGTGAAGCTCTGAGGATAACTCAGAGATATTGACCAACCAAcccgattccctcttctgtcaATCTAAGGAGCGAAATTTAAACAATCTGCAGTTAGGACCAGTTTGCCAACTCATCTTTAAGTCGTGTGCTTCCCCAACCATTCATCTATCCACTGACCATCTTTCCAGTCTTCTCAGTCCATTCTGTGACTGAACCATTCTCCATTTCTCCACCCAGTACCTCTgtccagccacccacccatctgtccTTCCTCAGCCACCCTTTATAGCCTGTCCTCCCAATCTAGCTGCCCCGTCTCCACACTTGTAGCCAGTCGTGGCTACTAAGCGGTTCCATCTCATGGGGCTCAGGGCTCTCTGAGAACTCACAAGAGGTTGTTTGTCTAGCTTGGGTGGTGGCGGGAAGGGGCAGCCACATGCCAGGGAGCTGGGCTGGAGGCTGAGAGGCTGACACAGGACTGTCTTTCCAGTTTGGTGGAGGAACTGAAGACTGCCAACCCAGACTTTCCAGCGGTGAGCAGTGGAATATATGTTCAAGAGGTCGTTCCCAACTCACCTTCTCAGAGGTATGttccacaggcagaggcagggctgcTGGCAGTcagacatgggggaggggagggtgtgcTGGGGCCTGGACTGGGCTTTCTCACTGACCTTATGTGACCTCAAGTCTCCTGGCAAGGAGTTGTGGAGTCTGGCCGCTCCTCTGAACCACGGGATGAACTGTCTCTCAGATCACTGGCCACGCCTGTCCTTGGCACAGAGGGGTCTTCTCTTTgagaaacagaggctgaagagtcTCTGACTGGGCCGAGACAGGAACTCCaagccttcctctctttttttgtaGAACAAACATCATAGTTCATAGTTCTGCTgactctccttttttattttattttattttattttaacacgTTAAGAACTACAGAAATGTTAGGTACAGGCCTGctatggtggcacaagcctgtaccCTCAACATTTGGGAGATAGAATCGGAAGGATTGGGTGTTTAAGGCCAgactcagtcagacagggatcaAGCCTAAGCCATATGAGAGCCTGttccaaaacaccaaacacccaAACGAAGCGATGTTAAGTATGTTAAGTAAGTAACATGTTGAGGCCGTGTGTCTCAAGTGACTATGCTCTGACACCCTGACCTCTACCTCATCCAGGTCACATTAGTGGTTGTGAACTGAGGCTCTGGAAACTGGAGGGGCCCCATTGCCATGTATGCTGCTGTGGGCAGGGAAGTGGTCCTGTCCCTCCTTCTGTAGTCACTGGCTACCATGTGCCACTAGCTCGTCACTGATGTCCTCTCTCAAAACGACCTTGTTAAACGGCTGCTGCTGAGCCCAGGTGAGCCCAGCCTGAGCCCCTGACAGTACACGTGTGCTAAGCGTCTTTCTCCTGCTTGGCAGAGGAGGCATCCAAGATGGCGACATCATAGTCAAAGTCAATGGACGTCCCCTGGTAGATTCCAGTGAGCTGCAGGAGGCGGTCCTGAATGAGTCCTCACTCCTGCTGGAGGTGCGGCGGGGGAATGATGACCTGCTCTTCAGCATCATGCCGGAGGTGGTGATGTGAGGCTACTCTCCGCCAGTGCCATGCCAAAGCCTACAGGAAGTGGGGTTCCGGTCTTCACAAAATCAGGACGAAGGGCTGCTGTGGTCCTCAGCAGGATCAGCAGTCTCCTCTCTGGTCCAGTGCTGAGTCCAAGGCTGGACCTAACCAGGGATCTGGATCTCAGCTGTGACCCTTAATTCCAGTTCCAATAGAGGAGGCACAGTGTCCTGATGTTACCATCTGAGTTCTCTGGACATAGAAGCTCCTAGAAACTTCCCGGGAagcctgcccttcccccagctaACCTCTGCCCTCATGAAGGCCCACCCAGCTCCCATCTTCACCTTCCTTGTACCCCCAGTGTCTTGACCTCTCACTGTCACAGGTACTCTCCTGACCCCAACAGGCTTCCATCTGCCTCAGCACACCCACTCCCCATGGTAAGACAGGGGCTGCTTGCCCTGCCACCTGGTATCCCCGGAGAGCAGGCCCGGTAGCTGCCCCCTGGAGAAGCCAGGGTCCTGACCTGGAGCAGGTTAACATCCCTCACTGCTGAGCTGAGCCCTGTGCTGGCCCAGGCGGGCAGAAAGCAGAGTGTCATGGTCACATGGTCTCCAACCCTGACAGTTCATTCTCCCAAGGTGACCACATGGTGACCAGAGAGGAGTGGGTACCTGCCTGAGGTGCAAGGACTGAGCCACTTCACCTCCGCATGCAGCTCCGGGTGTGGCAGCCATCTCTGAAGATGGCCACCCAGCCGCCAGCAGGCTCCCGAGGGCATCTTTGTTCTCCCTAGTGTTTCAAGTGTATCTGTGAGCTTTGCTGTAAAATTTCTCCCACTACCCACGTTGCTTGTACTGTATGTTTCTCTACTGTATGAAATTAAAGTTTACAAGCACATAGCTGTCATCCAGATGTTGGTGTTGGTCCCCCCAGTGGCTGGGGTCTTCCCACAAGTAGGGCATCACTGGTGTCATTCTGAGACCTGCAAGTGGCCTTTCCAGGTTGATACAATGTCATGCGTAGGAAACTCACCAGATCCCAGGGCTGCCTTATGTCAGGCCGCTGGGTACAGTTCCTTCACATCCGACTTGAGGTCTTATCTCTCCCTCCTGACACTACCCAACTCCTGATTGTTATGGGAAACAAGGTCATTCCGGCTAAGCAGTTAAGCGGCTAAGCATGTGGCCCCCAATGAGTACCTGAGCCCTTCCATGCACACAGGGCCATGTGGCTGAGCTCTGTCTGTGCTTacgtctgtctgcctgtccatctgtctgtctgtctatctatctatctatctatctatctatctatctatctatctatct
The sequence above is a segment of the Rattus rattus isolate New Zealand chromosome 11, Rrattus_CSIRO_v1, whole genome shotgun sequence genome. Coding sequences within it:
- the LOC116912533 gene encoding serine protease Do-like HtrB; amino-acid sequence: MVVSSDLLGSPEVSPPPLLVLIISALRALLFQTQLRISCSISVEENQKSASGSVKESWVRGWYFNSVADSDPGSQHLAFFSICYTEYTVYRPTSDGLLPDSTSKLDLDWKKRFIGIRMRTITPSLVEELKTANPDFPAVSSGIYVQEVVPNSPSQRGGIQDGDIIVKVNGRPLVDSSELQEAVLNESSLLLEVRRGNDDLLFSIMPEVVM